GAGCTTCGTGACATAGTGTGTTATCATTctggaagcagccattagaAGATGGGTACATTGTGATGAGAAAGGAATAGTCATAGTCAGCCACAACACTCAAGTAGGCTGTGGGGTGAGGTGAATGATGATAAACTCGTACTGAGGGGTCCAAAGCGAGCTAAGAAAATATCCCTCACACTATTACACCGACTCCAGCAGCAGTCTGAAccactgatacaaggcaggacggatccatgctttcatattGTTTGTGCCACATTGTGACTTTACCATTTAATGGTGCAGtaccaggcaatgtttttcccAACCTTCTGTTGACTAATTTTAGTGATATTGTGTAAATTGTAGCTTCAGTTTCGTGTTGTTTCAAGGGACTCTTCTTCATTGTAACAAGTGCTTACTTGCCTTCCTTATCAGCACAAAACAGTCAGGCCATTgtcttctgacctctgacatcaacaaggcgttttcacccagagaacgtATTTTCAGATCATTCTGTGGAAATCCTGGCGCTATCACTCTTCCTGACGTACAAGTAAACACTTATATCTGTAATACTTCTAATCTTTTTTCAACAGTAGCAAAGCAAGTTCAGGTTGATACCTGACCTCCAAAGTGTCATCTTAGTTGTGATatcataaatacacacacgcaTTGGCAAAAGGCATGCTGGTTTGCATTTGGGCATGCAACAACAGCTTCAGTCCTTTCACAGGTATGCTGACAGCCAATGAGGTGTGAACTTTCCCTACCTGTCCGGCAGTGTTTGGTCTGATTTTAGAGTGAGGGTTCTTCTTTCTCAAGCACGCTGCTGGCTCATATGGGTGTGGTTAATGGGAAATTTTCCatgaattgttttcttttcttttcttttcttttttttttgtttgaagtCTAGGATAATATCCAAAATGTGTCAACGCAGTCTGACATTACcaaataagtgcaataaatttTACCGCTGTTCTGCTGTGTGGTAGGTCGATGACTGATAGGAGCAAGTAAACACATGTTAATATCAAAGCACATCAGTAACAGTATTGCAGCGCTGTAACCAAGAGTCACATAACGAAATGTTTTTATAACATATTTACCTggctgcagcagcaggaaaaCGCATAACTGGTTGTGTGACTTTTCTTGAAAAACTGCTCCATGTTCtgcacaaacaaacagtttCATGCTTGTAAAAAGCACTTGAAGCTTTCCAAAGCATTTAAATTGTCCCAGAAGTGCAGTGCTTTCTATAAGGTTTTGTGCACATGTGTCTTGTAATATGTTACTATTCAATATCATGAGGCTTTTCCAGAGTTCACTGATAACACAGAAAAAACTGGAAACTTATGTAAACATATTGCCTTGTGGTTATTACAGCACTGTCACATGACGTGAATGCAGCCACTACAATTTGTAACCTAACCACAGCCTGATTGTTTGTATCACAGGACCACACACTGACATTTTGATtacatttgttgttttgtggtTAGCGATAGTTTTTGGCTTAAGCGGACAGTGCCCCCTGTGATGGATATGGATCCTGTGCCAGGTCCCACTGTAAATCTGTAGAACAaagctgtgtgttttggtttGGCTGTCTTGACTGTGATTACTCTGTGGGCCCTGTACCACAAACAGGGTTctctagaaaaacaaacacaaattttcTTTCTCCGCAACTCCCATTACTCTTTACACTTGATTCTTCCTTCTGTTGTCCTCCGTCTTCCCAACAATTATTCAACTAACATTCTGCCTCAGGgtagtaaagtaaagtaaaggcTATTTTTTTCTGATTCTAAATTCAGAAacgagagaggaggatgttggAGAAAAAAGGTGAAAGGTGGCTAAGATGGGAGGGAAGAAGGACTGGCAAGCATCCCAACTGTTTGCAAGTTAAGATTTGACACCCATGCGCAAAAGCACTGATGTTGGCAAGATATCCTGCTTTGGCTGAATTTAACCTTCCTTCCATGTGCATGCAAACAGTAGCTGCTTTTGAAAATTAAAACACCACTATCTAACAAACCAAAATAAAGGCTACAACGGCCACCCACTGGAATAAGGTCTTCATTGCCTTCAGGCTGtctcatacagacacacaaacagcgaatacatacacacacatttgcaaAGGCCAGATATGCAGTTTGCACCTCAAAGCCAGGAAATCAAAAGCCGTTTGTATTCACGGGCGCTGTGTGGAGGAAGAGGGTTGGTTGCTTTCCTGTGCCTGCAACAGTGCACCGCCGCCGGGTCCTGGCGACAGCTTCACACCCCTGTCTGCTTCAATGGGTCCATGGCATTATGACGGACACAAAGGAAGTCTTAGGATAAGCCAGGAGGAAAAGGTGCCACTCTTTATTCCTGACTCGTCCCCTCATTTCCTCCTAGCTGCGCTAAAAGAGAAAGTCAAGAGCAGTGACGAGAACAAGGGGGAGCAGCGAGAACAGAGCTCTGCACGAATCTCTCCAAAACCAGTGGCGTTTGTTCTCTCACACCTCTGCGAACATTTAACCGAGGCTGCGTGCAGCTGGTACAAACAAGGTGAAAGTATACAAGTGCTTATAAATTGTCGACTGTAAATACAAAGATGTACTAACACAGATATATGTGGCCCCGTATCTCCTGTACAAGTGATTTACTTCCTTCCTTGACACTTATAAATGACCACATTACAGATTTACAAAGGAATTAGTACAGACATCAAACATTTACACAGACCAGGGTAAAATATATAACGATAATTTCTCCAGAATGTTTACAACAGATACACAACAGAAGTGATCATCTGCCAAAACTCGGACACAGTGCACCATTTACTTTGAGGTATCTCATACAAACAAATCTTCAATATGTGGATCGAGTCACAAAGCACATTAtaaagtatgtgtgtgtttatgtgtttagaTCATTTAAAAGCTCATATTCTTTATTTTGTAATATTCACTTGAGTACTTAGAACCTGTTCTGGTGATTCAGTCTGACGATACTGATAATGGATTTTGATAGTAGGCTCATGCATAAAGATCTGCACTAAAGATAGCGacagttaaaaacacaaaactaatCTGGAACATCACGATATTCTGCATAGTCCACCTAAGAGAAACAAAGATATTATTTTTAGTATCATATACACAAAATACTGTCATTATTTTAGTAGGTAAAAGGAGTGAAAGCTTGCGGTAACAGAACCGTTGGAGACCTTAACCTCAGAGCTGTCAGAATGAAAAAGTAGTTGACCACATTTCACACCCCTTCAGTAATAGATGCAGAAAGAAAGGAGGAGGGATAGGTAGCCCTCTAAAGGGAGAGGTCCCAATCATAGTGCATTACAATGTCTGTATGGCACATCCATGCAGCAATCTCAGGTTCAGTGCATTTAGTTTTTCctctaaaggaaaaaaacgtcaTCCCATGTCCACTTCCTTAAGCACAAGCTCTTATGTGTCAATAGCTATTGATTATTAAACATCAGCTTGTGGATAGAAAAGGTGCTTCTAAGTCCTATTTTTACTGAACAAATGAATGAACAGGTCTTTAGTGCCTGTAGGAAAACCTATTTCCCCGAGCCTGGTTCATCGCAATGATCACTAATGATAAGAAAGAAGAGTGATTGCTCTACCATTTAAAGTACAATACATGTACAGGACGATACAGTACAATAGCTTATCAATATCAACAGGCTGCAAGCAAGCGATATTTATCACAGGGTTAAAATGACTATTTATCCTACAGTTTTATAAACTGTTGTCCAATGAATTCTACATACAGTGTTCAGGCCACACAGTGCatttatttctgccaagtcCAAAATGTTTTCTAAAGCTAAAAGAGATCCACAACCTGGTACACACAGGTACCTCGTTACAGCCTCCGGCACCCATTCTCCACATACTCAGCTAGGCTGTTAAGCGCTGTTTCATCACTCTTTGATTGAAGGACGTTCTCTCCCTTCCTCGAAGTCTTTTTAGTGGCCCGTGACAGCTTCCTCCTGAAGGTGTCTCCAGCCAGGAAGTACAGAATAGGATCCACACAGCTATTGAGGCTGGCCAGACCCCGCGTCACCTGATAGGTGGCATAGACGCGGTTATTAAACTCACACATGTCAGGGGTTTGGAAGTACAGCCTGGCCCTCATGTTGAGGTTCTTCATCACATGGAAAGGCAGGTAGGAGACGGCAAAGACTGCAAGCACTATGATAACTAGGTGAATGGATTTCTGCCGCAGAGGCGCATTGTTCATGTCATTGCAGATTAATGCTTTGACAATCATGCCATAGCAGcaaaaaatgacaataaatgGGATGCAGAACCCAAACACCGTCAAAGTCATACTGTAGATGAAATACCCCGGCAACTCATCCTCTGTGGTGGTGTCGTAACAAGTGGTTGCGTTACGCTTTAAGCCAGTCCGGGAATAGTAAAGGATGGGGGACATGCTGATTCCAACCAAAACCCACACCAGTGCACTGGTAATAActgcatttttcttcttcagtcgaCCCAGAGACTTGAGCGGGTGCACCACTCCGGTGTACCTGTGAACACTGATGCAGGTCAGAAACAGAATACTCCCATAAAGATTCACATGGAATATAAAGCGCTGCAGTCGGCACAGAACATCCCCGAATATCCAGTCTGTTTTGTTGAAGTAGTAGAAGATGAGGAAAGGCAGAGAGAGGACGTAGCAGAAGTCAGCCAATGCCAGGTTGAACATGTAGACAGAGATGCTGCTCCAGGGTCTCATATGGCAAACAAACATCCAAATGGCCAAGCTGTTGCCCACCAGGCCAGTAATGAAAACTAGGATG
The genomic region above belongs to Oreochromis aureus strain Israel breed Guangdong linkage group 14, ZZ_aureus, whole genome shotgun sequence and contains:
- the p2ry1 gene encoding P2Y purinoceptor 1 yields the protein MTTDLNLTSLMNVTELHNHTRGCSLTKTGFQFYYLPTVYILVFITGLVGNSLAIWMFVCHMRPWSSISVYMFNLALADFCYVLSLPFLIFYYFNKTDWIFGDVLCRLQRFIFHVNLYGSILFLTCISVHRYTGVVHPLKSLGRLKKKNAVITSALVWVLVGISMSPILYYSRTGLKRNATTCYDTTTEDELPGYFIYSMTLTVFGFCIPFIVIFCCYGMIVKALICNDMNNAPLRQKSIHLVIIVLAVFAVSYLPFHVMKNLNMRARLYFQTPDMCEFNNRVYATYQVTRGLASLNSCVDPILYFLAGDTFRRKLSRATKKTSRKGENVLQSKSDETALNSLAEYVENGCRRL